A window of Vescimonas fastidiosa contains these coding sequences:
- a CDS encoding conjugal transfer protein, whose protein sequence is MFKKNKKQTETIKEPKEKKVRTVKVGTHKKTVIALWVVLVASVSFGVYKNFTAIDQHTTHEKEIIELCLQDTNGIENFVKNFAKSYYTWDNSKEAIEARTQAISGYLTKELQDLNVDTIRTDIPTSSTVTDVIVWHIEQSGADTFSATYEVDQQIKEGEQTSNVKATYTVKVYVDADGDMVIVQNPTLAPAVEKSDYEPKTPEADASVDADTVNDATAFLETFFKLYPTATEKELAYYVLGNVIEPIGRDYLYSELVNPIFIKDGDNVKVKVAVKFIDNQTKATQVSQYELVLHKDSNWKIVG, encoded by the coding sequence ATGTTTAAGAAGAATAAGAAACAGACAGAAACTATCAAAGAACCAAAAGAAAAAAAGGTGCGTACTGTCAAGGTAGGCACACATAAGAAAACCGTGATTGCGTTGTGGGTGGTGCTTGTCGCAAGCGTGAGCTTTGGGGTGTATAAGAATTTTACGGCTATCGACCAGCACACCACCCATGAAAAAGAAATCATTGAACTTTGCTTGCAGGACACCAACGGGATAGAAAATTTCGTGAAAAACTTTGCGAAGTCCTATTACACATGGGATAACAGCAAAGAAGCTATCGAAGCAAGGACGCAGGCAATCAGCGGTTATCTGACAAAGGAATTGCAGGACTTAAATGTAGACACCATTAGAACCGATATACCGACCAGCTCCACGGTTACAGATGTGATTGTATGGCATATCGAGCAATCGGGAGCGGACACTTTTTCTGCTACCTACGAAGTAGATCAGCAGATAAAAGAGGGAGAACAGACAAGCAATGTGAAAGCAACCTATACTGTAAAAGTCTATGTGGACGCAGACGGGGATATGGTAATCGTTCAAAACCCTACCCTTGCACCAGCAGTTGAAAAATCAGACTATGAGCCTAAGACACCAGAAGCAGACGCAAGCGTGGACGCTGATACGGTAAATGACGCTACCGCTTTTCTGGAAACATTCTTTAAGCTGTACCCAACAGCGACGGAAAAAGAGCTTGCTTACTATGTATTGGGAAATGTGATTGAACCTATCGGCAGGGACTACCTTTATTCTGAACTGGTAAACCCTATCTTTATAAAGGACGGCGACAATGTGAAAGTCAAGGTTGCGGTAAAATTCATTGATAATCAGACAAAAGCGACGCAGGTATCGCAGTATGAGCTTGTGCTACATAAGGATAGTAACTGGAAGATTGTAGGATAA
- a CDS encoding DUF6442 family protein — translation MDKEKILSQNKKENLYLDEYEKHIKLQGKSFGLMFVLFICILILFIKAVCKEPYYDIMTIIGSVAFGSMGYEAHISKNKSKFVIALFFFLFMGYYFYKFLMVGL, via the coding sequence ATGGATAAAGAAAAAATACTATCACAAAACAAAAAAGAGAATCTATATCTTGATGAATACGAAAAACATATTAAACTTCAAGGGAAATCTTTTGGCTTAATGTTTGTTTTATTTATCTGCATTTTAATTCTTTTCATTAAAGCAGTTTGTAAAGAACCTTACTATGACATAATGACAATTATTGGGTCTGTGGCATTTGGCTCTATGGGTTATGAAGCACATATTTCAAAAAATAAATCCAAATTTGTTATTGCTTTATTCTTTTTTCTATTTATGGGGTATTACTTTTATAAATTTTTAATGGTAGGTTTATAG
- a CDS encoding cadherin-like beta sandwich domain-containing protein, with translation MKKRIISLLLALVLAVSLLPVSAVAEAPASLGAAQEVPADKQLSQLVFRNGMMATAAEFPLEPQFEPGRKAYTVVVPDTVNGLNGFAAWATLADGASGKITANYTPVGVSNAMKITLTSGKANGQPLGRLFAANDFVGNTLQINVGDVTAYEITVVRCATLKSLAVTDQNSNALELTPAFKSGTYDYSLHMDKDATLQITPAASVPQSAQVTVNGTKWENGDTSVKPEWNAQKTASVVVEVSGGAAQSTKYTLTLTQEPEVERIEIVTLPVKTAYNSGDMFDATGMTVKAYFTDSSEKIIGSDALTCSPTGPLTSVIKEIEVAYKGAKTTQKITVSCGLSGTGTSEDPYLLQSEEDFARLRREVSYGNSFKGSYFKITQDVIFSADWEPIGCLKDGVSSAENGINMLPFSGNIDGGGKILTFAAGSKPLFNYVREASVSSFKIYAPYMDGYALVDQYTVDYGEDGRYSDGTGGSYAPGAPDTINISRVTLLSGSIIKNGGFIGGFASGGNTVNMTDCVVEKGVKIGCNADGTSAEGSHVGSFAGMVSGTFKDCVSYAEVYGVNRVGGIIGYKGQSMGFFNVLDCAFYGKVVASGDYVGGIVGSGYSAPSAPNTMCVVIKNCKSGGTVTGKDYVGGILGNESAVQCWDNGIGEIFKNSFDGKLTASGDHVGGIIGNMTSLNKYTIVEGNYYSAQCSAVRGIGSVQYVDTNCASHETASGAIYFDTSKALPGITGVEFKNHNRTDDPLGKDAVKLCRSTNESLLPDDNSAGTPGNTPATGDTGVLVWVIALPVTALAAAFVLKRKEREA, from the coding sequence ATGAAAAAAAGAATCATTTCTCTGCTGCTGGCGCTGGTGCTGGCGGTTTCGCTGCTGCCTGTGAGCGCGGTGGCGGAGGCTCCGGCTTCTCTCGGTGCGGCACAGGAAGTGCCGGCTGATAAGCAGCTTTCACAGCTTGTTTTCCGCAACGGCATGATGGCCACAGCGGCAGAGTTTCCCTTGGAGCCGCAGTTTGAGCCGGGGAGAAAAGCCTACACAGTTGTCGTGCCTGATACCGTGAACGGACTGAACGGGTTTGCTGCGTGGGCCACCTTGGCGGATGGCGCAAGCGGGAAAATCACCGCGAACTATACTCCTGTCGGTGTGAGTAATGCCATGAAAATAACATTGACTTCCGGTAAGGCCAACGGCCAGCCCCTGGGCAGACTGTTCGCCGCCAACGACTTTGTTGGCAACACCCTGCAAATCAATGTGGGCGATGTGACCGCGTATGAGATAACCGTTGTGCGCTGCGCTACGCTGAAGAGCCTGGCGGTAACGGACCAAAACTCCAATGCCCTGGAGCTGACTCCGGCTTTTAAGAGCGGTACTTACGACTATTCCTTGCACATGGACAAGGACGCCACGCTGCAAATCACGCCCGCAGCGTCCGTTCCCCAATCCGCCCAGGTCACGGTCAACGGCACGAAGTGGGAAAACGGCGATACCTCTGTTAAGCCGGAGTGGAACGCGCAGAAAACAGCCAGCGTTGTGGTGGAGGTCAGCGGGGGAGCGGCTCAAAGCACAAAATATACGCTGACCCTGACGCAGGAGCCGGAGGTCGAGCGCATAGAGATCGTGACGCTCCCGGTAAAGACCGCATATAATTCCGGGGATATGTTTGACGCCACCGGCATGACGGTCAAGGCATATTTTACCGACAGTTCCGAAAAGATCATCGGGAGTGATGCGCTGACATGCAGCCCCACCGGGCCTCTCACCTCGGTCATCAAGGAGATCGAGGTTGCCTACAAGGGAGCTAAAACAACGCAGAAGATCACTGTTTCCTGCGGCCTGAGCGGCACGGGAACAAGCGAAGACCCGTATCTCCTGCAATCCGAAGAGGACTTTGCGCGCCTGCGTCGGGAAGTCAGCTACGGCAACTCGTTTAAGGGAAGCTATTTCAAAATTACGCAGGATGTGATTTTCTCGGCAGATTGGGAACCTATCGGCTGTCTGAAAGACGGGGTATCCTCTGCAGAGAACGGCATCAATATGCTTCCGTTTTCCGGGAACATTGACGGCGGCGGCAAGATCCTCACCTTTGCTGCTGGGTCAAAGCCTTTATTTAACTATGTCCGGGAGGCCAGCGTCAGTAGCTTCAAAATCTATGCGCCCTATATGGATGGGTATGCGCTGGTAGACCAGTATACCGTTGACTACGGCGAGGATGGCAGATATTCCGATGGTACCGGCGGAAGCTACGCACCGGGTGCGCCCGACACCATCAATATCAGCCGCGTGACGCTCCTGTCCGGTTCCATTATCAAAAACGGCGGCTTCATCGGCGGCTTTGCCTCCGGCGGAAATACGGTCAATATGACCGACTGCGTAGTGGAGAAAGGCGTCAAGATCGGATGTAACGCAGACGGCACCTCCGCTGAGGGAAGCCATGTAGGCTCCTTTGCCGGAATGGTCAGCGGCACCTTCAAAGACTGTGTCAGCTACGCCGAGGTCTACGGCGTCAACCGTGTGGGCGGTATCATTGGGTACAAGGGCCAGAGTATGGGCTTTTTCAATGTGCTCGACTGCGCCTTTTACGGGAAAGTGGTTGCCTCTGGCGATTATGTAGGCGGCATTGTTGGCTCCGGCTATTCAGCGCCGTCTGCCCCCAACACTATGTGCGTAGTTATTAAAAATTGCAAGAGCGGCGGCACCGTCACGGGGAAGGACTATGTAGGCGGTATCCTCGGCAATGAGAGCGCGGTCCAGTGCTGGGACAACGGCATTGGCGAGATCTTCAAAAATTCCTTTGACGGTAAGCTCACCGCTTCGGGAGACCATGTGGGCGGTATCATTGGTAACATGACATCCCTGAACAAGTATACCATCGTGGAGGGGAACTATTATTCCGCTCAGTGCAGCGCGGTGCGCGGCATTGGCTCTGTGCAGTATGTGGACACCAACTGTGCGTCCCATGAAACAGCCAGCGGCGCCATCTACTTCGATACCTCCAAGGCTCTGCCCGGCATTACGGGCGTGGAGTTTAAGAACCACAACCGCACCGACGATCCTCTGGGCAAGGACGCTGTGAAGCTCTGCCGCAGCACCAACGAGAGCCTCCTGCCCGATGATAACAGCGCAGGTACCCCCGGCAATACCCCCGCCACCGGCGACACCGGCGTGCTGGTTTGGGTCATCGCCCTGCCCGTGACGGCCTTGGCCGCTGCCTTCGTCCTGAAGCGCAAGGAGCGGGAGGCGTAA